The Porites lutea chromosome 4, jaPorLute2.1, whole genome shotgun sequence genome contains a region encoding:
- the LOC140934637 gene encoding tripartite motif-containing protein 3-like — MTSVEELKRLLQEHEKAMIASLDIIEGKEHREHAAQLEHFQISINQLQTHVEWCEDMLLRKKSVEILQTQNALIGRCKGVLNAEKLNIYKPSHVRYEINKEHVENVRSELSVVGRVVISSTDSLQSVAEGTGLQEGDVGSEAIIKVKTKDSDGKQCCDENDQIFLKIQSPSEMELSHTIAHNKDGEYSITYTPDCVGQHKVSIEVNGEPLTGSPWRVQVTPHCYKYLFSFHTAYYSSFCRCFKHWPAVCY, encoded by the coding sequence ATGACATCTGTTGAGGAACTTAAGCGACTTTTACAAGAACATGAGAAAGCTATGATAGCCAGTTTAGATATCATAGAAGGAAAAGAACACAGGGAGCATGCAGCACAACtggaacattttcaaatttctatTAACCAGTTACAAACACATGTCGAGTGGTGCGAGGACATGTTACTGAGAAAGAAAAGCGTTGAGATTCTTCAAACTCAAAATGCTCTGATTGGGCGGTGCAAAGGTGTTCTAAATGCAGAGAAACTAAACATTTATAAACCATCACATGTCAGATACGAGATAAATAAAGAGCATGTGGAAAATGTGAGAAGTGAACTTTCAGTGGTGGGTCGAGTTGTTATAAGTAGCACAGATAGTTTGCAGTCGGTGGCTGAAGGAACAGGGTTGCAAGAAGGAGACGTCGGAAGTGAAGCAATAATCAAAGTAAAGACTAAAGATTCTGATGGAAAACAGTGCTGTGATGAAAACGATCAGATTTTTCTGAAAATTCAGTCACCTTCAGAAATGGAACTGAGCCACACGATTGCACACAACAAAGACGGCGAATATAGCATCACTTACACACCAGACTGTGTTGGACAACATAAAGTATCGATTGAGGTTAACGGTGAGCCACTGACTGGTAGTCCATGGCGGGTTCAAGTGACTCCACATTGTTACaaatatttgttttcctttcacaCAGCTTACTACTCCTCGTTCTGTCGCTGTTTCAAGCACTGGCCAGCTGTTTGTTACTGA